The Acidobacteriota bacterium genome has a segment encoding these proteins:
- a CDS encoding xanthine dehydrogenase family protein molybdopterin-binding subunit: MKKRHAIQIPLSQVSAKLPSLNSWIQGAQTSEVQTSTVRCSGISRRDFIRVVSMSGSGLLLAFHIPAIASINSSEAPSESFEPNAFLRIDKDGRVTITVARSEMGQGVLTSIPMLIAEELEADWSKIRVEQAMAHPQKYGSMITGGSSSVRLGWEPLRKAGATAREMLIAAATQIWGVDRSTCRADNGAIIHAVTGKRLSYGELVETASRLPVPENVPLKDSKDFRIIGKRMPRLDSVDKISGKATYGIDVKVSGMLIATVARSQVIGAKVRSFDAAKAKTVRGVRDVVQIQSGVAVVADSTWAAIQGRNVLVIDWDEGPNKNLSSSEIRKMFEEKSKEEGVAARKEGDFASAFTSALKKLEAVYELPFLAHTPLEPMNCVADIRSDRAEVWAPSQTPQWAQETVSRVAGLPVEKIMLHVPLLGGGFGRRLMYDYASEAAQVSKAVGAPVKLVWTREDDMTHDFYRPASYHNVAAGIDAEGRLTAWKHHITAPSIMAQLFPEQPLEGAPDAVDGAAQIEYQIPNILVDYVMANTPVPVMWWRSVYNSQNPFVNESFIDEIAHATNADPFDLRRKLLPETSRLRGVLELAAQKAGWGRPLPARWGHGIAGHFSFGSYVAQVAEVSVSANWKVKVHRIVCAVDCGHFVNPDTIEAQMEGGIIFGLSAAMRGEITIEKGTVVQKNFNDYNPLRIDEIPSIEVHIQKSSEAPGGIGEPGVPPVAPAVCNAIFAATGKRIRKLPIMSSNL, translated from the coding sequence ATGAAGAAAAGACACGCTATCCAGATCCCTCTATCTCAAGTATCGGCAAAACTTCCGTCCTTGAACAGTTGGATTCAAGGCGCTCAAACATCAGAGGTTCAGACATCGACCGTCCGGTGTTCAGGCATCTCTCGAAGAGATTTTATAAGAGTCGTCTCCATGAGCGGCAGTGGATTGCTGCTTGCGTTCCATATTCCCGCCATCGCTTCCATTAATTCCAGTGAAGCACCTTCAGAATCTTTCGAGCCCAATGCTTTCTTGAGGATCGATAAAGATGGGAGGGTCACGATCACCGTGGCGCGCTCGGAGATGGGTCAGGGTGTCCTCACTTCCATACCGATGCTTATAGCTGAAGAGCTGGAAGCCGACTGGTCGAAGATCCGTGTTGAACAGGCCATGGCGCATCCGCAAAAGTACGGGAGCATGATCACGGGCGGAAGCTCCAGCGTACGCTTAGGATGGGAACCGCTGCGCAAAGCCGGCGCGACGGCCCGCGAGATGCTGATCGCCGCTGCCACTCAGATCTGGGGAGTTGACCGATCGACTTGCCGTGCTGATAATGGAGCCATCATCCACGCCGTGACCGGAAAGCGGCTGAGCTATGGCGAGCTTGTCGAAACTGCGTCCCGACTCCCAGTTCCTGAAAATGTCCCGCTCAAAGACTCGAAAGATTTCAGGATCATCGGAAAAAGAATGCCCAGGCTGGACTCTGTGGACAAGATATCCGGCAAAGCCACATACGGGATTGACGTCAAAGTCTCCGGCATGCTCATCGCGACCGTCGCGCGAAGCCAGGTCATCGGCGCTAAAGTCAGGAGCTTCGACGCGGCAAAGGCGAAAACGGTCAGGGGTGTTCGAGATGTAGTCCAGATCCAGAGCGGAGTCGCCGTCGTGGCTGATTCGACGTGGGCGGCCATCCAGGGAAGAAACGTCCTCGTCATCGATTGGGATGAGGGGCCAAATAAAAATTTGAGCAGCTCGGAAATCCGCAAAATGTTCGAAGAGAAGAGTAAGGAAGAAGGTGTCGCTGCCCGTAAAGAGGGGGATTTTGCAAGTGCCTTCACTTCCGCCTTGAAGAAACTCGAGGCCGTCTATGAACTGCCCTTCCTCGCCCATACTCCCCTGGAGCCAATGAACTGCGTGGCTGATATTCGAAGCGATCGCGCTGAAGTCTGGGCTCCCAGTCAGACACCCCAGTGGGCGCAGGAAACGGTTTCAAGGGTTGCCGGATTACCGGTGGAGAAGATCATGCTGCATGTTCCACTTCTGGGAGGGGGTTTTGGTCGCCGTCTGATGTATGACTATGCGAGCGAGGCCGCTCAAGTCTCCAAGGCAGTGGGCGCTCCTGTGAAGTTAGTATGGACGCGCGAAGACGACATGACACACGACTTTTACAGGCCAGCAAGCTATCACAATGTGGCTGCGGGAATCGATGCGGAAGGCCGGTTGACAGCCTGGAAGCATCACATCACTGCTCCCTCCATCATGGCTCAGCTCTTCCCTGAACAACCGCTCGAGGGGGCTCCAGATGCGGTTGATGGCGCTGCTCAGATCGAGTACCAGATCCCCAACATCCTTGTTGACTACGTCATGGCCAATACTCCAGTGCCGGTGATGTGGTGGCGCTCTGTCTATAATTCGCAGAACCCGTTTGTCAATGAATCGTTCATAGATGAGATCGCCCATGCCACCAACGCTGATCCCTTCGACTTAAGACGCAAACTCCTTCCTGAAACATCTCGCCTGCGTGGAGTCCTGGAGCTGGCGGCGCAAAAAGCCGGCTGGGGAAGACCTCTCCCCGCGCGCTGGGGCCATGGGATTGCAGGCCACTTCTCGTTCGGCAGCTATGTCGCCCAGGTTGCCGAAGTTTCCGTTTCAGCGAACTGGAAGGTCAAAGTGCATCGCATAGTCTGCGCGGTGGATTGCGGCCATTTCGTGAATCCTGACACGATCGAAGCCCAGATGGAAGGGGGGATCATCTTCGGTCTCTCCGCAGCGATGCGGGGCGAAATAACCATAGAGAAAGGAACGGTCGTTCAGAAGAACTTCAACGATTACAATCCACTCCGGATCGACGAGATCCCGAGTATCGAAGTCCACATTCAAAAGAGCTCTGAAGCACCGGGCGGCATCGGCGAGCCGGGCGTTCCCCCGGTCGCGCCGGCCGTCTGCAATGCCATCTTCGCCGCCACCGGCAAACGGATCCGAAAGCTTCCCATCATGTCTTCTAACTTATGA
- a CDS encoding sodium:proton antiporter, translating into SVVGVPEILLKAVSTGAVFMGANSYIGNGPNFMVKAICEERGVKMPSFFAYMLYSGLILIPVFLIVTVIFFL; encoded by the coding sequence CTCGGTGGTCGGTGTTCCCGAGATCCTGCTGAAAGCTGTCAGTACAGGAGCAGTTTTCATGGGAGCTAACTCCTATATCGGGAACGGTCCAAACTTTATGGTGAAGGCTATCTGCGAGGAGAGAGGGGTGAAGATGCCGAGCTTCTTCGCCTACATGCTCTACTCCGGCCTGATACTCATTCCTGTCTTTTTGATCGTCACAGTCATCTTCTTTCTGTAA
- a CDS encoding radical SAM protein, with the protein MIPSLIEFIRDVNLSLVTIKFKNEKPFKMPTLLQKMSILSITAGMQGIIIAALGCPNGCDFCVTSHYWKRRYIPYFKSGYEIYTQIKKYKRDHGLNAVIIIDEEFLLNRKRALEYLECIRKERHWDVHLMCFSSIKALSQYSLEELMEMNLEIVWLGYEAHGAGYAKMEGKNPDELIRELQSHGIAVLASSIIGYDYQTREVIEKEFQTLMTVEPSFTQFLIYSPVYGTPLYDRLKKENRLLPGFDDPRRYRHKEIDGFTLQHRHPHLSQQEASEIVEELYKKDYELLGPSIIRIARVWFEGYLRMIEN; encoded by the coding sequence TTGATACCTTCTCTAATTGAATTCATCCGCGATGTCAACCTATCGCTCGTAACCATAAAGTTCAAAAATGAAAAGCCCTTCAAGATGCCGACCCTTCTGCAGAAGATGTCGATTCTCTCCATAACGGCAGGCATGCAGGGAATCATTATCGCCGCGCTTGGCTGCCCGAATGGCTGCGACTTCTGCGTGACATCACATTACTGGAAGAGACGCTATATCCCATACTTCAAGAGTGGTTATGAGATCTACACTCAGATAAAGAAATATAAAAGAGATCATGGTCTCAATGCCGTAATCATCATCGATGAGGAGTTTTTATTGAACCGAAAGAGGGCTCTTGAATACCTCGAATGCATCAGGAAGGAGCGCCATTGGGACGTCCACCTCATGTGTTTCAGCTCTATCAAGGCTCTTTCACAGTACTCCTTGGAAGAGCTCATGGAGATGAATCTTGAGATCGTCTGGCTCGGCTACGAGGCGCATGGGGCAGGCTATGCCAAGATGGAAGGGAAAAATCCAGATGAGTTGATCCGCGAGCTTCAAAGCCACGGGATTGCCGTCCTGGCCTCTTCCATCATAGGCTACGATTACCAGACGAGAGAGGTCATCGAGAAGGAATTTCAAACGCTGATGACCGTCGAGCCGTCGTTCACACAGTTCCTCATCTACAGTCCCGTCTATGGGACTCCTCTCTACGATAGACTGAAGAAGGAAAACAGGCTGTTGCCCGGATTCGATGATCCCCGTCGATACAGACACAAAGAAATAGACGGATTCACGCTTCAACACAGACATCCACATCTCAGCCAGCAAGAAGCTTCCGAGATCGTCGAAGAGCTTTACAAGAAGGATTACGAGCTTCTCGGACCCTCCATCATCCGCATCGCCAGAGTCTGGTTCGAGGGTTATCTGAGAATGATTGAGAACTAA